A genome region from Methanobacterium bryantii includes the following:
- a CDS encoding ABC transporter permease, with the protein MVETKKIMWMFKKDLLVLWRHPPRLISILLFPIIMITLFGYGMGGTLENIPVVVVEQSHGQVTDATLNAIKGMSLYDVKDIITDPDKGKEMVQNGQVKAAIILPANYDDTSSTQPKSVVVDVDSSDQMASSAIIPATQQLFNQISNKMGVQKLEGMNLTSSSAIQVQSNQVAAASQGIDFQDVMDSINLQINKMYGDVKYIDFLVPAVIGMTVLFGCMFGMGDALAGERERGELARLFMTPTSIATVVGGKIISKLSIEIVRALILIAAAIVLFGIVIKGSMILTLLVLILGALCFVGFGVMISARVSTQEDYMQMVMPITMPMMFVSGVFYPIETMPWIFQKLAYIFPLTYVNDALRAVMLKGVGIGAIWVDIAVLLGFTALFFALGVTKFNRDI; encoded by the coding sequence ATGGTGGAAACTAAGAAAATTATGTGGATGTTTAAAAAAGATCTACTAGTCTTATGGAGGCATCCACCACGGTTAATTTCAATACTTTTATTCCCCATAATTATGATAACCCTTTTCGGTTACGGTATGGGTGGAACACTGGAAAATATTCCAGTTGTTGTGGTAGAACAAAGTCATGGTCAGGTAACTGATGCAACCCTTAATGCAATTAAGGGGATGAGTCTGTATGATGTTAAGGATATAATAACGGATCCAGATAAAGGAAAAGAGATGGTTCAAAACGGCCAGGTTAAGGCCGCCATAATTCTGCCTGCAAATTATGACGATACGAGCAGTACGCAGCCCAAGAGCGTGGTAGTTGATGTTGATTCATCAGACCAAATGGCCTCAAGTGCAATTATTCCAGCTACACAGCAGTTGTTTAATCAAATATCCAACAAAATGGGCGTGCAAAAACTAGAAGGTATGAACTTAACCTCATCTTCAGCAATACAGGTTCAATCTAACCAGGTTGCAGCTGCTTCACAGGGAATTGATTTCCAGGATGTGATGGATTCAATCAACCTTCAGATAAATAAAATGTACGGAGATGTCAAGTACATTGACTTCTTAGTACCTGCCGTAATTGGTATGACCGTCCTGTTTGGTTGTATGTTCGGAATGGGAGATGCTTTAGCCGGTGAAAGAGAAAGAGGAGAACTAGCAAGATTATTTATGACACCAACAAGTATTGCAACTGTTGTTGGAGGTAAAATAATCTCTAAATTATCCATAGAAATCGTAAGGGCTTTAATATTAATTGCAGCGGCTATAGTCCTGTTTGGAATTGTAATAAAGGGAAGTATGATACTTACACTTCTGGTCCTAATACTTGGAGCATTGTGCTTTGTAGGTTTTGGAGTTATGATATCCGCCAGAGTTTCGACACAGGAAGATTACATGCAGATGGTAATGCCAATTACAATGCCTATGATGTTTGTATCAGGAGTATTCTACCCAATTGAGACAATGCCATGGATATTCCAGAAACTTGCTTACATCTTCCCATTAACTTACGTAAATGACGCACTACGTGCAGTAATGTTAAAAGGAGTAGGTATTGGAGCAATATGGGTAGATATAGCAGTGCTGTTAGGATTTACAGCGCTGTTCTTCGCCTTAGGAGTTACCAAATTTAACAGGGATATATAA
- a CDS encoding DUF362 domain-containing protein, giving the protein MASEVYFSDFRSRSSRENKVSKIKKIFNAAGFANVLNESDLTAIKLHFGEKGNDSYINPVFVRQIVDKVKQNGAKPFVTDTNTLYFGHRHNSVDHLQTAIQHGFGYAVLDAPIIIADGILGNNETRIEINKKHFEEVKIAGDIEKSDSMIVMSHFKGHGMSAFGGAIKNLAMGCASVFGKIEQHGCAKPVVKGECTACGKCMSVCPEDAIYIEDGKSFIDYDRCIGCNFCIEVCPDSVIDLDLERIPEFIEKMVEYAYGAVKNKQDKVCYINFLMNITPDCDCVPWSDAPIVPDIGILASFDPVAIDAASIDLVNEQCGFENSLLHHNFHKGEDKFKGVYEGIDGKIQIKYGEEIGLGSADYKLIRI; this is encoded by the coding sequence ATGGCAAGTGAAGTTTATTTTTCTGATTTTAGATCGAGAAGCAGCAGGGAAAATAAGGTAAGTAAAATAAAAAAGATTTTTAATGCTGCAGGGTTTGCTAATGTTTTAAATGAAAGTGATTTAACTGCAATTAAGCTTCATTTTGGAGAGAAGGGGAATGATTCTTATATAAATCCAGTTTTTGTAAGGCAAATCGTGGATAAAGTAAAACAAAATGGGGCCAAACCTTTTGTAACTGATACTAACACGCTTTATTTTGGACACAGACACAACTCCGTTGATCACCTCCAAACAGCGATACAGCACGGCTTTGGTTATGCAGTTCTGGATGCCCCTATTATAATTGCAGATGGAATTTTAGGAAATAATGAGACCAGAATTGAAATTAACAAGAAGCATTTTGAAGAAGTTAAAATTGCAGGGGACATCGAAAAATCAGACAGCATGATTGTAATGTCTCATTTTAAAGGTCATGGTATGAGCGCCTTTGGGGGAGCGATAAAAAACCTTGCTATGGGATGTGCTTCCGTATTTGGTAAAATAGAACAGCATGGATGTGCTAAACCAGTAGTAAAAGGGGAATGTACCGCTTGCGGTAAATGTATGTCTGTATGTCCTGAAGATGCAATATACATTGAAGACGGGAAGTCATTTATAGATTATGACAGGTGTATTGGATGTAATTTCTGTATTGAAGTATGCCCTGACTCAGTTATAGACCTTGATCTTGAGAGGATACCTGAATTTATTGAAAAAATGGTAGAATATGCATACGGTGCTGTTAAAAATAAACAGGACAAGGTATGCTACATTAATTTCCTTATGAATATCACTCCAGATTGTGATTGTGTCCCGTGGAGCGATGCCCCAATTGTTCCGGATATAGGAATTCTGGCATCATTTGATCCTGTTGCAATAGATGCTGCCAGTATTGATCTGGTAAATGAACAGTGTGGATTTGAAAACTCGCTTTTACACCACAACTTCCATAAAGGGGAAGATAAGTTTAAAGGAGTTTATGAGGGCATCGATGGGAAAATTCAGATTAAATATGGGGAAGAAATAGGACTAGGAAGTGCAGACTACAAGTTAATTAGGATATAA
- a CDS encoding ATP-binding cassette domain-containing protein codes for MKYAIETFDLTKRYNNDFLAVDALNMRVRDKTIFGFLGPNGAGKTTTIKMLTCLILPTSGTAKVSGYDVLKNPNEVRQKIGMVPQLVSLYGDLTVKENIHLCADFYGLQEDLKISRADELMEMVDIKYAENKLVKQLSGGMKQKASVVASLIHQPEILFLDEPTIGLDPTTKRVLWDLVEELNSNGHTIILCSHDMYEVELLCDDVGIVSQGKLAAFDTPQGLKDTMIKEIKEENSRVDSNVSEALEKILEETDPDDKKAVEYIKGNMSNNNIDLKELSVMISNKNEEMLNTLNNLSIVHDVVEHASGRITMDIEDSDEAVSKVISDIIEQGGNITSIATKDPSLEDVFMRVTSKKKQEQGVNDGGN; via the coding sequence ATGAAATACGCTATAGAAACATTCGACCTTACAAAAAGGTATAATAATGATTTTTTAGCTGTCGATGCACTGAACATGAGAGTCCGAGATAAGACTATTTTCGGATTTTTAGGTCCAAATGGTGCCGGAAAGACCACCACAATAAAAATGCTTACATGTTTAATCCTTCCAACATCTGGAACTGCAAAAGTGTCAGGTTATGACGTCCTAAAAAATCCTAATGAAGTTAGACAGAAAATTGGAATGGTTCCTCAACTTGTAAGTCTCTACGGTGACCTTACAGTTAAAGAAAACATACATCTCTGTGCTGATTTTTATGGTCTTCAAGAAGATCTAAAAATAAGCAGAGCTGATGAACTCATGGAAATGGTGGATATTAAATACGCTGAAAATAAGCTTGTAAAACAGCTTTCAGGAGGTATGAAACAAAAGGCTTCCGTAGTAGCCAGTTTAATACACCAGCCAGAAATATTATTCTTAGACGAACCTACAATCGGTTTAGATCCTACAACTAAAAGAGTTTTATGGGATTTAGTTGAAGAACTGAACTCTAACGGACATACAATCATATTATGTTCTCACGATATGTATGAAGTAGAGCTACTCTGTGATGACGTGGGAATTGTCAGCCAAGGGAAGCTTGCTGCTTTTGATACTCCTCAAGGACTTAAAGATACCATGATTAAAGAAATTAAAGAAGAAAACTCAAGAGTTGACTCAAATGTTTCTGAAGCCCTGGAAAAAATCCTTGAAGAGACCGATCCTGATGATAAAAAGGCAGTTGAATACATAAAAGGCAATATGAGTAATAATAACATTGATTTAAAAGAATTAAGTGTTATGATTAGCAATAAGAATGAAGAAATGCTTAATACCCTCAATAATTTATCCATAGTCCACGATGTAGTAGAACATGCTTCTGGAAGAATAACTATGGATATAGAAGATTCAGATGAAGCTGTAAGTAAAGTTATATCTGATATAATTGAGCAGGGCGGAAATATCACTTCCATAGCCACAAAAGATCCTTCCTTAGAAGATGTTTTCATGAGAGTTACTTCTAAAAAGAAACAAGAACAAGGTGTAAATGATGGTGGAAACTAA
- a CDS encoding TMEM175 family protein: MAYGNNDAWETTGRIETLVDGIFAIALTLLVLNLSIPQLTNSMSNIAVEDYLIGLIPDLFTYALSFVILAIFWRINHQQFYRIKRANNVLLWITVIWLLFVALVPFSTSLMGGYGETQAANIFFNINLLLIGIFSGLIWYYATKKDFIEELSREKIIELNKLNLMLPIAALIAIGASFIIPAFSTVTYLAIPLIKRIIRA, from the coding sequence ATGGCATATGGGAATAATGATGCATGGGAAACAACTGGCCGTATTGAGACCCTTGTAGATGGGATTTTTGCAATTGCATTGACTTTACTGGTTTTAAACCTTAGTATTCCTCAGTTAACAAATTCTATGTCTAATATTGCTGTTGAAGACTATTTAATTGGTTTGATACCGGATTTATTTACATATGCCCTGAGTTTTGTCATCCTGGCCATCTTCTGGAGAATAAACCACCAGCAGTTTTACAGGATCAAACGCGCTAACAATGTACTGCTGTGGATAACTGTTATATGGCTTCTATTTGTTGCTCTTGTGCCGTTTTCTACTTCTCTTATGGGCGGGTACGGTGAGACCCAGGCGGCTAATATATTTTTTAACATTAATTTACTTTTAATTGGGATATTTTCAGGGTTAATATGGTATTATGCAACAAAAAAAGATTTTATAGAAGAATTAAGCCGTGAGAAAATAATTGAGCTTAATAAATTAAATTTGATGCTGCCCATTGCGGCATTAATTGCAATTGGGGCATCTTTCATAATTCCTGCATTCAGTACCGTTACTTATCTGGCCATTCCTTTAATTAAAAGGATAATAAGGGCTTAG
- the budA gene encoding acetolactate decarboxylase, producing the protein MILVLGTGAVYGAYPQIKSDTSIFQVSTLNSLSAGNFDGNWTLGELRTHGNTGMGTFNGLDGEMIELNDNVYQIKSNGTVYLMNDSANTPFAMTVQFKTDKILILNSSMNLTQLEQLLNATVPSKNMFYSIKVIGTFNSVKARSPPKQNKPYPDLTTALENQTIFNFNNITGTMVGFWCPAYASDVNLNDYHFHFISGDKNSGGHVIDCQLNGAIIEIDYIPNDTVLLSNGSVLNVNQV; encoded by the coding sequence ATGATATTAGTTTTAGGGACAGGAGCAGTTTATGGTGCTTATCCACAAATAAAGAGTGATACTTCTATTTTCCAGGTATCAACACTTAATTCATTATCGGCAGGCAATTTTGACGGGAACTGGACCCTAGGAGAGTTAAGAACACATGGAAATACTGGAATGGGGACGTTCAATGGCCTGGATGGAGAAATGATTGAACTAAACGACAATGTATACCAGATAAAATCAAATGGAACTGTTTATCTTATGAATGATTCTGCAAACACCCCCTTTGCAATGACAGTGCAGTTTAAAACTGATAAAATACTTATTTTAAATTCAAGTATGAATCTAACACAGCTTGAACAGCTTTTAAATGCCACAGTACCTTCTAAAAATATGTTCTATTCAATTAAGGTAATTGGAACCTTCAACAGCGTTAAAGCACGTAGTCCACCAAAACAAAACAAACCTTATCCTGATCTAACTACCGCCTTGGAAAATCAAACTATTTTCAATTTCAACAATATTACTGGAACTATGGTCGGGTTCTGGTGCCCGGCATATGCTAGTGATGTAAACCTGAACGATTACCATTTCCACTTCATAAGTGGAGATAAAAATTCAGGAGGACATGTTATAGACTGCCAGTTAAATGGTGCAATAATTGAAATTGATTACATCCCCAACGATACAGTTTTACTTTCAAACGGCAGCGTTTTAAATGTAAACCAAGTGTAA
- a CDS encoding sugar phosphate isomerase/epimerase family protein produces the protein MKIGFSTLALFMNSLEHFLETAANDGFQLMEMLCEGPYWPRNMLLMDKKEFEIFNSYDVSVFLHAPTIDLNPASLNPGIREETLKQLNETVDLAVKIGAKAITTHPGMINRLEDRIREWGMVYSIETLQEANDYAEDRGIKFSVENMPNRYAYFCNNAEEHEFFVKESGSYATVDTGHANTSDDPASFFKMKKTIYYHLNDNDGKKDQHLALGEGTFDLSLLNGVNNGIIELNNYKNILKSRDLLVSLDQSISDVNAK, from the coding sequence ATGAAAATTGGATTTTCAACGCTGGCACTTTTTATGAATTCACTGGAACATTTTTTAGAAACAGCTGCAAATGACGGCTTTCAATTAATGGAAATGCTGTGTGAAGGCCCTTATTGGCCTAGAAACATGCTGCTCATGGACAAAAAGGAGTTTGAAATATTTAATTCTTATGATGTCTCTGTATTTTTACACGCACCTACTATAGATCTTAATCCTGCAAGTCTAAATCCAGGGATCAGGGAAGAAACGTTGAAGCAGCTTAATGAAACAGTTGATTTGGCTGTAAAAATTGGGGCAAAAGCTATTACAACACATCCCGGCATGATTAATAGGCTTGAAGATAGAATAAGGGAATGGGGAATGGTTTATTCAATCGAAACACTTCAAGAAGCTAATGATTACGCGGAAGATAGGGGCATTAAGTTTTCAGTTGAAAATATGCCTAATAGATATGCGTATTTCTGTAACAATGCTGAAGAGCATGAATTCTTTGTTAAAGAGAGTGGTTCTTATGCTACTGTAGATACTGGGCATGCAAATACATCTGATGATCCAGCATCTTTTTTTAAAATGAAAAAAACAATTTATTATCATTTAAATGATAACGACGGCAAAAAAGACCAGCATTTAGCACTTGGTGAGGGGACCTTTGACTTGTCACTGCTTAATGGGGTTAATAATGGTATTATAGAATTAAATAACTATAAAAATATTCTAAAAAGTAGGGATCTGCTTGTTTCATTGGACCAGAGCATTTCTGATGTAAATGCTAAATAA
- a CDS encoding PadR family transcriptional regulator — MDDDGTPNVDNSNESSPENNLDEEKRIKCMKAHKELLNSMSNYEKKLIRGLMRGFGNTMILWLISKKRQHGYEIMTKFHESTAPYNTKMPSASKIYPVLHDLEKNNLIKGSWEHHGKRRVKYYEITTEGEEALSRFRKMGKFAKKNKSSLWVEFFKDMIDVEDNNE; from the coding sequence ATGGACGATGATGGAACACCCAATGTGGATAATTCAAATGAATCTAGCCCAGAAAATAATTTAGATGAAGAAAAAAGAATTAAATGCATGAAAGCCCATAAAGAACTATTAAATAGCATGTCTAATTACGAAAAAAAGCTTATTAGAGGGTTAATGAGAGGTTTTGGTAATACCATGATTCTGTGGCTTATCAGCAAAAAAAGACAGCATGGATACGAAATAATGACCAAATTTCATGAATCTACCGCCCCATATAATACTAAAATGCCCAGTGCCAGCAAAATATACCCGGTACTGCATGATCTAGAGAAAAATAACTTGATAAAAGGATCATGGGAGCATCATGGAAAACGAAGGGTAAAATACTATGAAATAACCACAGAAGGTGAAGAAGCTCTTTCCAGATTCAGAAAAATGGGAAAATTTGCTAAAAAAAATAAATCAAGTCTCTGGGTGGAATTTTTTAAAGATATGATAGATGTTGAAGATAATAATGAATAA